Proteins encoded in a region of the Quercus lobata isolate SW786 chromosome 8, ValleyOak3.0 Primary Assembly, whole genome shotgun sequence genome:
- the LOC115956819 gene encoding protein VTE6, chloroplastic-like — translation MMISTMNSSFIMPRSSLLVYNYNHTKPVSLLPFKFQFHHSLSHSHTKSKSERTLLNLHHQNPNSNSKKMVVQCALSSSVSEAVKKALIRSSSLTWESAILSNMLIFVLGLPILLSGLSLSGIASAFLLGTLTWRAFGPSAFLLVATYFIIGTAVTKVKMAQKEAQGVAEKRKGRRGPGSVIGSSAAGCICAFLSIFQVGGPAFSQLWKLGFVASFCTKLSDTVSSEIGKAYGKTTYLVTTFKTVPRGTEGAVSVEGTIAGLLASILLSFVACVMREISAPEAIICIIASQVANVGESIIGAALQEKEGFQWATSCSSLGVVDSAGFWWGRGKVRDGPMLATIPPPPPSSKSWPLTKI, via the exons atgatgatatCGACAATGAATAGTAGTTTTATTATGCCAAGGTCAAGTCTTCTTGTTTACAATTACAATCACACCAAACCCGTTTCACTTCTCCCATTCAAATTCCAATTCcaccattctctctctcattctcataCTAAAAGCAAAAGCGAAAGGACCCTATTAAATCTCCACCACCAAAACCCTAATAGTAATAGCAAGAAGATGGTGGTCCAGTGCGCTTTATCATCGTCGGTATCAGAGGCAGTTAAAAAGGCGCTGATCCGATCTTCTTCTCTCACGTGGGAGTCGGCAATCCTGAGCAACATGTTGATCTTTGTATTGGGTTTACCAATTCTGCTTTCtggcctctctctctcaggGATTGCCTCTGCTTTCCTTTTGGGCACTCTCACATGGCGAGCTTTTGGTCCCTCTGCTTTCCTTCTCGTTGCCACTTACTTCATCATT GGGACAGCAGTAACGAAAGTGAAAATGGCACAAAAGGAGGCACAGGGGGTTGCTGAGaagagaaagggaagaagaGGACCAGGCAGTGTTATTGGTTCCAGTGCTGCTGGTTGCATCTGTgcatttctttcaatttttcaagtTGGGGGACCTGCTTTTTCTCAGCTTTGGAAACTCGGCTTTGTTGCCAGTTTTTGTACTAAGTTGAGTGATACTGTCTCAAGTGAGATAGGGAAGGCATATGGTAAAACAAC GTATCTAGTTACGACGTTTAAGACAGTCCCAAGGGGAACTGAAGGGGCTGTGAGTGTCGAGGGAACCATTGCTGGACTTTTAGCATCaattcttctttcctttgttgcttGTGTCATGCGTGAG ATAAGTGCACCTGAAGCAATTATATGCATAATAGCTTCCCAGGTTGCTAATGTTGGTGAGAGCATAATAGGTGCTGCACTTCAAGAGAAGGAAGGATTTCAATGG GCAACTTCTTGTTCCAGTCTTGGAGTTGTGGATTCTGCTGGGTTTTGGTGGGGCAGGGGCAAGGTCAGGGACGGACCCATGTTGGCCacaatcccccccccccccccctcctcaaAATCTTGGCCCTTAACCAAAATTTAA